GACTTCTGTGAGCTTGAAAATGATGTTAGTTCACTGCCGAACTATGACGGTCCATAATATTAAATTAACTTTGTACATTCTAGATGattcattatattaaaacattacAATACACCGGATTTTTCTTAGTATTCCACTTGTGATAGAGATTTCTAGaactttaaaataatttcaataatTGAGTTATTATTCATTTACATAACTTTTTCATCTtatttccacatatttttatttatatccattttttttttgtgttacaTCCATATATCACCtctcttatatatttttttctcattttattaCTTCCAATTCTCATGAGACAGAGGTGATTTTAAAGTGTTTTTTATGAAACTTTATTCTCAACAGTCGGTCATTGCATGTACAAGTGCAACACTGCAACTTGTTCCAATTAATTTGCATTTTGCAACACGTCCTCGTCATGCAGTTTCTGGGCACACCAAAATCTTATCATCATGGTTGCAATTATTGAAAACTTATCCTTGTCGCGAGGACTGAAAAATatcatatattaatttattaagtgTCAGTCAACTGATATTACATAACTTGTATTCAAAGATTAAAAATTTCTGGCTAAAATGGGAGACTCAGAAAACGGTGCACTTTCAGCAACAACAAAGCATGACTATGATAGAGCAAGTGAGCTCAAAGCTTTTGATGACACAAAAGATGGTGTTAAAGGACTTGTTGATGCTGGCATCACAAAGATCCCTCGCATATTTCATCACTCCAATCTTGATTCTGAGAAGAACTCAGCTTCAGGCAGCAATCAACTACTTGCAGTTCCTTCCATAGATCTTGCAGCTATTGATGAGGACCCAAATAGAAGAAAATTGGTTGTGGAAAAAATCAGAGAAGCTTCTGAGACATGGGGTTTCTTTCAAATTGTGAACCATGGAATAGAAGAGAGTATTTTGGAGGAGATAAAGAGTGGAGTGGTTAGGTTCTATGAGCAAGAGTCTGAGGTGAAAAGAGAGCTATACTCGCGTGATGCTTTGAGGCCTTTGGTGTACAATAGCAACTTTGATCTTTATAGTTCACCAGCTGCTAATTGGAGGGATACCTTTTACTGTTATATGGCTCCTCATCCTCCAAAACCAGAGGACTTGCCATCAGTGTGCAGGTATGTTAAATTGaatcttaattttaattagCCAACAAttctaaataattttaattacccAACTCTTCTTTAAAAGGTAGATATGAGGTAATGATTCATTATAGAAGGTATGAACAAATAAGTCCTTGTAAAAGGAAAATCAATCATGACCTCATATCTACCTTTTAGGAAAAGTTGAGTCCAATCTAAATTTTAAGATGATATCAGAGTTTATTTTAGATCGGTTTATTGCACCAACAAGTGTGTTAAGGTCTAACATTGACAAAAGATATGACTAAGTAGGTTATTATAAAATGTAGAACAATCCTTACCTCTAAATTAGCTTTTGGTGTAGAGTTAGGCCTTATCTGAATCTTTAAAAGGAAAAACTTGGTACTATAAAGCTCCCACTATTTGCGAGATCCATGGAAGGGTTGGACTCACTTTAAGGATCTAATGTACGTAACTTTATCTTGCATTTTTTACAAAAGGCTGATTCCAGGGCTTCAATATGTGATCACGAAGTCACGTGACAATAACTCTCATGTATTATATGAGAATAATTGATTAAATGAATTTTTGAATAAAGTATGGCTAAAGAAGATCAACAAATCATAAGAGTCAATTCATTCTTTGCAAATATAATAATCAGTGCATAATTAGGAACAGAATTGCATAAGAGATGAGTCTACAACATTAAGTTATTTGCTCTGCTTGCAGAGATATACTGCTGGAATACACAAGACAAGTTATGAAACTGGGAAGTGTATTGTTTGAGTTATTATCAGAAGCCCTTGGGCTG
This portion of the Lotus japonicus ecotype B-129 chromosome 3, LjGifu_v1.2 genome encodes:
- the LOC130747348 gene encoding 1-aminocyclopropane-1-carboxylate oxidase homolog 3-like gives rise to the protein MGDSENGALSATTKHDYDRASELKAFDDTKDGVKGLVDAGITKIPRIFHHSNLDSEKNSASGSNQLLAVPSIDLAAIDEDPNRRKLVVEKIREASETWGFFQIVNHGIEESILEEIKSGVVRFYEQESEVKRELYSRDALRPLVYNSNFDLYSSPAANWRDTFYCYMAPHPPKPEDLPSVCRDILLEYTRQVMKLGSVLFELLSEALGLNPNHLNDMGCNEGLVAVCHYYPACPEPELTLGATKHTDNDFITVLLQDHIGGLQVLYENRWIDVSPVPGALVINIGDLLQLITNDKFKSVEHRVVANHVGPRVSVAAFFSTSFQPSTKLYGPIKDLVSEDNPPKYRETTVQDYVTFSMARGLDGTSPLPYFRIGNF